Proteins from one Patescibacteria group bacterium genomic window:
- a CDS encoding DUF2157 domain-containing protein: MNELSQKVESWVERGVISLRTARRILQAEGINAEEALQARAGNRVVTVIAILGAVLIGLGALLFFASNWQEIPVVGKIAIILASTAFAYGVGYWLKYIKDYAKIGQAVILIGGILYGTGLFLVAQLFHTNANPATLFLMWAGGLLPLVLLLADEWLMVLSTVVFAIWSLSRSFFDVGFFNNTQPIPNYLFILLLAVIVLPVIVYFRFRVAYVFALLAFLGWFGVANAAWHWNIENLNEAVVVQVMLNYFFLGIVLMLAGRLMRALPNGEDFSFTTRFLGGAAFAVPTYILSWNTMLFLWDKPFALTGVALYVFWGLVVLTGVLLAAFFMMHGTPEERRLTLREGGLLAVFAVFGLVFALFPIDAGQSARQALMGGFGYGDTYFHPYVLPWNAVLLAFNIMLIILGYFERRRLFVNLGLLFFLVHVISRYIDFFALEIPTSLAFIAGGLLLLVLAVALERFRRSLITKMNSSPAL; the protein is encoded by the coding sequence ATGAATGAACTTTCTCAAAAAGTAGAATCGTGGGTCGAGCGGGGGGTCATCTCGCTCCGCACGGCTCGCCGCATTTTGCAGGCAGAGGGTATCAATGCCGAGGAGGCGTTGCAGGCGCGTGCAGGCAACCGCGTAGTGACGGTTATCGCTATTTTGGGCGCCGTACTTATCGGTCTCGGCGCGCTTTTGTTTTTTGCTTCAAACTGGCAGGAGATTCCAGTCGTAGGGAAGATAGCTATTATCCTTGCGTCCACGGCGTTTGCGTACGGTGTTGGCTATTGGCTCAAGTACATCAAAGACTACGCAAAGATTGGACAAGCAGTTATTCTTATCGGCGGCATTCTGTATGGCACAGGCCTCTTTTTGGTAGCGCAGCTCTTTCATACCAATGCCAATCCAGCAACTCTCTTTTTGATGTGGGCCGGGGGACTTTTGCCACTCGTACTTCTCCTTGCTGACGAATGGCTCATGGTGCTCTCAACGGTAGTATTTGCCATATGGTCGCTTTCACGCAGTTTCTTTGATGTAGGCTTTTTCAATAATACGCAGCCGATTCCCAATTATCTTTTCATACTTTTACTGGCTGTCATCGTTTTGCCAGTTATCGTGTATTTCCGTTTTCGTGTCGCATATGTATTTGCACTCCTCGCGTTTTTAGGGTGGTTCGGTGTTGCCAATGCCGCGTGGCATTGGAATATCGAAAATCTCAATGAGGCTGTCGTCGTACAGGTCATGCTCAATTATTTCTTTTTAGGCATCGTACTTATGCTCGCAGGGCGTCTTATGCGTGCGTTGCCAAACGGAGAAGATTTCAGTTTTACTACGCGCTTTTTGGGCGGTGCGGCGTTTGCGGTGCCAACCTATATCTTAAGTTGGAATACTATGCTCTTTTTGTGGGATAAACCCTTTGCTCTTACTGGCGTTGCGCTCTATGTTTTTTGGGGGCTGGTGGTGCTGACGGGGGTTTTGCTTGCGGCATTCTTTATGATGCATGGTACGCCAGAGGAGCGTCGTCTTACTCTTCGTGAGGGCGGGTTGCTCGCGGTTTTTGCTGTGTTTGGTTTGGTATTCGCTCTTTTCCCTATAGATGCTGGCCAGTCTGCTCGGCAGGCGCTCATGGGTGGGTTTGGATATGGTGACACTTACTTTCATCCCTATGTGTTGCCGTGGAATGCGGTGCTTCTCGCGTTCAATATTATGTTGATCATTCTCGGATATTTTGAGCGCCGCAGACTTTTTGTAAATCTCGGCCTTCTCTTTTTCTTGGTACATGTTATCTCGCGCTATATTGATTTCTTCGCGCTCGAGATCCCGACTTCTCTTGCCTTTATCGCGGGTGGCTTGCTCCTCTTGGTTCTGGCGGTAGCCCTTGAACGCTTTCGCAGATCACTTATCACAAAAATGAATAGCAGTCCTGCACTATGA
- a CDS encoding D-alanine--D-alanine ligase — MKRIGVLLGGPSVEHDVSVLSGLNVIRALEGAYEAVPIFITRTGEWLFGGQRQWLSPIEALLRVDGVFNALHGEYGEDGHVQHILERAHIPYTGACGLASAIAMNKAMAHDILAKAGLRIPKSMVMSKDSLDPRAVLAFGAPPWIVKPRSRGSSVGVSKVQTRDGLPEAFAKALAVDTHLIVQEFIPGREITCGVLENFGGKAHAALAPIEIIPPADAPFFNYQVKYNGKTQEICPAEFYGAMLKKIQETALVAHHALGLRHYSRTDMIIKTPEYTRRAPELYVLEVNTLPGLTTESLFPRAARHAGLEFPGLVHHLVKLSGVV, encoded by the coding sequence ATGAAACGCATTGGTGTGCTGTTAGGTGGGCCGTCTGTCGAGCATGATGTCTCGGTACTCTCGGGGCTCAATGTGATTCGCGCGCTCGAAGGTGCGTATGAAGCAGTGCCTATTTTTATCACGCGCACGGGCGAGTGGCTCTTTGGGGGTCAGCGCCAATGGCTCAGTCCCATCGAAGCGCTCCTACGCGTCGATGGCGTATTCAATGCACTGCATGGTGAATATGGGGAAGATGGTCATGTTCAGCATATTCTCGAACGCGCGCATATACCGTATACGGGAGCGTGCGGGCTTGCGTCAGCTATAGCCATGAATAAAGCCATGGCGCATGATATTTTGGCAAAAGCAGGGCTTCGTATACCGAAAAGCATGGTGATGAGTAAAGACAGCCTTGATCCACGCGCGGTACTCGCGTTTGGTGCGCCACCATGGATCGTAAAGCCGCGATCGCGCGGGTCATCGGTAGGCGTGTCAAAAGTACAGACGCGCGACGGGTTACCCGAGGCATTTGCAAAGGCGCTTGCTGTCGATACGCATTTGATCGTACAAGAATTTATACCAGGTAGAGAGATTACTTGCGGCGTGCTTGAAAATTTTGGTGGAAAGGCGCATGCCGCGCTCGCACCAATCGAGATCATACCTCCGGCAGACGCTCCATTTTTTAACTATCAGGTAAAATACAATGGTAAGACACAAGAAATCTGCCCTGCAGAGTTTTACGGTGCGATGTTGAAAAAGATCCAAGAGACGGCGCTCGTAGCACATCATGCGCTTGGTCTTCGTCACTATTCGCGTACTGATATGATCATCAAAACGCCTGAGTATACGCGCCGCGCCCCCGAACTCTATGTACTCGAAGTAAACACCTTGCCCGGGCTTACCACAGAGTCGCTCTTCCCACGCGCGGCGCGTCATGCAGGACTCGAGTTTCCTGGTCTTGTTCATCATTTGGTAAAATTGAGCGGCGTGGTATAG
- the recA gene encoding recombinase RecA, translating into MVKKQAKPEGDSRSGVVDMAVKAIQSKFGEGSLMRLGDVTKVAIKAIPTGSFSLDWALGVGGVPRGRVIEIFGPESSGKTTLCLHIIRESQKQGGVAAFIDAEHALDPDYAKKIGVNLNELLISQPDTGEQALDIVESLVRSGGMSVIVIDSVAALTPRAEIEGDMGQQHIGLQARLMSHALRKLTAIVSKTDTTVIFINQIRMQIGMMFGNPETTPGGKALKFYSSVRIDVRRMAQIKKAEETIGNRVKVKVVKNKVAAPFRAGEFDIMFNEGISYEADLLNLGVKLGVVKKNGASHTFGDLKLGHGYDAARLFLKENKQERKNLEKALRDKLEEE; encoded by the coding sequence ATGGTAAAAAAACAAGCAAAACCCGAAGGAGACTCACGATCTGGCGTAGTAGATATGGCAGTTAAGGCGATACAGTCAAAATTTGGCGAAGGATCGCTCATGCGACTCGGCGATGTCACCAAAGTTGCTATTAAGGCAATCCCTACCGGCTCATTTTCTCTCGATTGGGCGCTTGGCGTAGGAGGTGTACCACGAGGGCGTGTCATTGAAATTTTTGGTCCTGAATCATCAGGCAAGACAACACTCTGTTTGCATATTATCCGTGAATCTCAAAAGCAAGGAGGCGTTGCAGCGTTTATTGATGCTGAGCATGCGCTTGATCCTGATTACGCAAAGAAGATCGGCGTCAATCTCAACGAGCTTCTTATCTCGCAACCTGACACCGGTGAACAGGCGCTTGATATTGTCGAAAGTCTAGTGCGTTCGGGCGGTATGAGCGTTATTGTCATTGATTCTGTCGCAGCACTCACACCTAGAGCGGAGATAGAGGGCGATATGGGTCAGCAACATATAGGCTTGCAGGCGCGACTGATGTCGCACGCGCTTCGTAAGCTCACGGCCATTGTTTCTAAAACTGATACTACTGTTATCTTTATCAACCAAATCCGCATGCAGATTGGTATGATGTTTGGTAACCCTGAGACGACGCCAGGTGGCAAAGCACTCAAATTTTACTCATCGGTACGCATTGATGTGCGGCGCATGGCGCAGATCAAAAAAGCTGAAGAAACAATCGGTAATCGTGTAAAGGTTAAGGTGGTAAAAAACAAAGTTGCCGCTCCTTTTCGCGCAGGCGAGTTTGATATCATGTTCAATGAAGGCATCTCATATGAGGCAGATTTGCTCAACCTCGGCGTAAAGCTCGGCGTGGTCAAAAAGAATGGTGCTTCACATACCTTCGGTGATCTTAAGCTCGGGCATGGGTATGACGCCGCGCGTCTGTTTCTAAAAGAAAACAAACAAGAACGCAAAAACCTCGAGAAAGCATTACGCGATAAATTAGAGGAAGAGTAA
- a CDS encoding DNA translocase FtsK, with translation MAKKKPRKENSKKDREPLLAPETRDSIVAIVALVAAVLSIMAWIGVAGRVGEWAYALFSLLLGRGYFLLPVALSLIAAALLFSLKQKFVSLPLIGAGLFLVSSLALADIGFGERTGGLIGAYAAKPMLYFFDSFASGVIFVSLILISMLITFNASLRRMPRMLQGNEEDEENAPIKMIAPILATPSFTDDEPIMAASEPVREVKKDDRKNVSPEIMKELKRKAADYVLPPLNLLDNDRGKPSPGDIKANSNIIARTLQDFGIPVEMGEVSVGPSVTQYTLKPAQGMKLARIIGLQNDLALALAAHPIRIEAPIPGKSFVGIEIPNRTISLVGLRSLLEREEYQRGGPLTFSLGKNVAGEATYADLAKMPHMLIAGSTGSGKSVAIHSVLMSLLYKNTPLSLRLLMIDPKRVELAHYQDLPHLLTPVITESKESISALRWAVREMEERYKILQMAKARDIVSYNSTGSHEFMPYIVIVIDELADLMASFGREVEASIVRIAQMARAVGIHLIIATQRPSVEVITGLIKANITSRMAFQVASQIDSRTIIDMAGAEKLLGNGDMLFLSGDAGKPKRVQGAFVSDGEVKKVTAFIHTQENEPAYNEEILNAKAQANGRSGDGDDEDDPLYEEAYAVVMDTGKASTTLLQRHLRVGYARAARIIDLLEKRGVVGPGDGAKAREILASRNTEDGRYVS, from the coding sequence GTGGCAAAGAAAAAACCCCGTAAAGAAAACTCCAAGAAAGACCGTGAGCCGCTCCTAGCTCCCGAGACACGAGATAGCATTGTTGCGATCGTTGCCTTAGTTGCCGCCGTTCTCTCGATTATGGCGTGGATTGGGGTGGCAGGGCGTGTAGGTGAATGGGCCTATGCGCTCTTTTCGCTCTTGCTTGGTCGCGGATATTTTTTATTGCCGGTAGCACTTTCACTCATAGCGGCAGCGCTTTTATTCTCACTCAAGCAAAAATTTGTCAGCTTGCCGCTTATCGGCGCAGGTCTCTTTTTGGTATCAAGCTTGGCTTTGGCTGACATTGGATTTGGTGAGCGCACGGGGGGTCTGATAGGCGCGTATGCGGCCAAACCCATGCTTTATTTTTTTGATTCATTTGCGAGCGGTGTTATTTTTGTCTCGCTCATTCTGATATCTATGCTCATCACATTCAACGCGTCACTTAGGCGTATGCCAAGAATGTTGCAAGGAAATGAGGAAGATGAAGAAAACGCGCCGATCAAGATGATTGCCCCCATCCTTGCCACGCCCTCATTTACTGATGACGAGCCGATAATGGCTGCATCTGAGCCGGTCCGCGAGGTAAAAAAAGATGATCGTAAAAATGTCTCCCCCGAGATTATGAAAGAGCTCAAGCGCAAGGCGGCTGATTATGTATTGCCACCACTCAATCTTTTAGATAATGATCGTGGCAAGCCATCACCAGGTGACATTAAGGCAAATAGCAATATCATCGCGCGTACACTCCAAGATTTTGGTATTCCCGTTGAGATGGGTGAGGTGAGTGTTGGCCCATCAGTCACACAGTACACGCTCAAGCCTGCGCAGGGCATGAAACTTGCCCGCATCATAGGACTTCAAAACGATCTCGCACTCGCGCTTGCCGCACATCCCATTCGCATCGAGGCGCCGATACCGGGTAAATCATTTGTCGGTATTGAGATTCCGAACCGTACGATCTCATTGGTAGGTTTGCGAAGTCTTCTTGAAAGAGAAGAATATCAGCGTGGTGGTCCGCTGACCTTTTCGCTCGGTAAAAATGTAGCAGGCGAGGCGACCTATGCGGACTTAGCAAAGATGCCACACATGCTTATCGCGGGATCCACGGGATCCGGTAAGTCAGTTGCCATCCATTCGGTGCTCATGAGTCTTTTATATAAAAATACCCCACTCTCGCTTCGTCTTTTGATGATTGACCCAAAGCGCGTAGAGCTCGCGCACTATCAAGATTTGCCGCATCTCCTTACGCCTGTTATTACCGAATCAAAAGAATCAATATCCGCGCTTCGCTGGGCAGTACGCGAGATGGAGGAGCGCTATAAAATCCTACAGATGGCAAAGGCTCGCGATATTGTTTCATATAACTCAACGGGCTCGCATGAGTTCATGCCCTATATCGTCATTGTTATCGATGAGCTTGCGGATTTGATGGCGTCATTTGGTAGGGAAGTTGAGGCGTCAATCGTGCGTATCGCGCAGATGGCACGCGCGGTTGGCATTCATTTGATCATCGCCACCCAGCGTCCATCGGTCGAGGTTATCACAGGACTCATCAAGGCAAACATCACAAGCCGTATGGCGTTTCAGGTCGCCTCACAGATCGACTCGCGTACGATTATCGATATGGCGGGTGCTGAAAAACTTTTGGGTAATGGCGACATGCTCTTTCTGTCAGGGGACGCGGGCAAGCCAAAGCGCGTACAAGGAGCGTTTGTCTCTGATGGTGAGGTAAAGAAAGTGACGGCATTTATCCATACTCAAGAAAACGAGCCCGCGTACAATGAAGAAATCCTTAATGCAAAAGCACAGGCAAACGGTCGCAGCGGCGATGGTGACGACGAAGATGATCCACTCTACGAAGAAGCATACGCGGTAGTCATGGATACCGGCAAAGCATCGACGACGCTCTTACAACGCCACTTGCGTGTTGGTTACGCACGCGCCGCGCGCATCATTGATTTACTCGAAAAGCGCGGTGTCGTAGGGCCGGGTGATGGCGCCAAGGCGCGCGAGATTTTGGCTAGCAGAAATACTGAGGATGGGCGCTATGTCTCTTAA